In Monodelphis domestica isolate mMonDom1 chromosome 4, mMonDom1.pri, whole genome shotgun sequence, one DNA window encodes the following:
- the MSTN gene encoding growth/differentiation factor 8: MQRRAKKKKGEDCIDCKIMQKLQIYVYIYLFMLIVAGPVDLNESSEQKENVEKDGLCNACTWRQNTKSSRIEAIKIQILSKLRLETAPNISRDAIKQLLPKAPPLRELIDQYDVQRDDSSDGSLEDDDYHATTETIITMPTESDFLMQVEGKPKCCFFKFSSKIQYNKVVKAQLWIYLRPVKKSTTVFVQILRLIKPMKDGTRYTGIRSLKLDMNPGTGIWQSIDVKTVLQNWLKQPESNLGIEIKALDENGHDLAVTFPGLGEDGLNPFLEVRVTDTPKRSRRDFGLDCDEHSTESRCCRYPLTVDFEAFGWDWIIAPKRYKANYCSGECEFVFLQKYPHTHLVHQANPRGSAGPCCTPTKMSPINMLYFNGKEQIIYGKIPAMVVDRCGCS; the protein is encoded by the exons ATGCaaagaagagcaaagaaaaaaaaaggggaagaCTGTATTGATTGCAAGATCATGCAAAAATTACAAATCTATGTTTATATTTACCTGTTTATGCTGATTGTAGCTGGTCCTGTGGATCTCAATGAGAGCAGCGAGCAAAAAGAGAATGTGGAAAAAGATGGACTATGTAATGCATGTACATGGAGACAAAACACCAAATCTTCAAGAATAGAAGCCATCAAAATTCAAATCCTTAGCAAACTTCGGCTAGAAACAGCTCCTAATATTAGCAGGGATGCTATAAAACAACTTTTACCCAAAGCTCCTCCACTCCGAGAACTGATTGATCAGTATGATGTCCAGAGAGATGACAGCAGTGATGGTTCTTTGGAAGATGATGATTATCATGCTACAACTGAAACAATTATTACTATGCCTACGGAGT CTGATTTTCTAATGCAAGTGGAAGGAAAACCCAAATGTTGCTTCTTTAAATTTAGCTCTAAAATTCAGTATAATAAAGTAGTAAAGGCTCAACTATGGATATATCTGAGGCCCGTCAAGAAATCTACAACAGTGTTTGTGCAAATCCTGAGACTCATCAAACCCATGAAAGATGGTACAAGATATACTGGAATTCGATCTCTGAAACTTGACATGAACCCGGGCACTGGTATTTGGCAGAGTATTGATGTGAAGACAGTATTGCAAAATTGGCTCAAACAACCTGAATCCAACTTAGGCATTGAAATCAAAGCTTTAGATGAGAATGGTCATGATCTTGCAGTCACCTTCCCAGGACTAGGTGAAGATGGACTG AACCCCTTTTTAGAGGTCAGAGTCACAGATACACCAAAAAGATCTAGAAGAGATTTTGGTCTTGATTGTGATGAACATTCAACAGAATCTCGATGCTGCCGTTACCCACTAACAGTAGATTTTGAAGCTTTTGGATGGGACTGGATTATTGCACCCAAAAGATATAAGGCTAACTACTGCTCTGGAGAATGTGAATTtgtatttctacaaaaatatccTCACACTCATCTTGTTCATCAAGCAAATCCTAGAGGTTCAGCAGGACCTTGCTGTACTCCTACTAAGATGTCCCcaataaatatgttatattttaatggaaaagaacaaataatatatggaaaaattcCAGCCATGGTAGTAGATCGTTGTGGGTGCTCATGA